In one Paracoccus everestensis genomic region, the following are encoded:
- the ahcY gene encoding adenosylhomocysteinase encodes MTDYIIRDIALADFGRKELDIAETEMPGLMALRAEYGAAKPLAGARIAGSLHMTIQTAVLIETLTALGADVRWASCNIYSTQDHAAAAIAASGVPVFAVKGETLAEYWAYTDRIFQFAEGTCNMILDDGGDATMYVLLGARVEAGETGLIDTPTSEEEEALFAQIRRRIAETPGWFARQRDAIKGVSEETTTGVHRLYDLHKRGLLPFPAINVNDSVTKSKFDNKYGCKESLVDGIRRATDTMMAGKVAVVCGYGDVGKGSAASLQGAGARVKVTEVDPICALQAAMDGFEVVLLEDVAATADIFVTTTGNRDVIRIEHMREMKDMAIVGNIGHFDNEIQVASLRNHKWTNIKDQVDMIEMPSGNRIILLSQGRLLNLGNATGHPSFVMSASFTNQVLAQIELWTKGNEYAPGVYILPKALDEKVARLHLDKVGAKLTELSREQADYIGVTPEGPFKSEHYRY; translated from the coding sequence GTGACCGATTACATCATCCGTGATATTGCCCTGGCCGATTTCGGCCGCAAGGAACTGGACATCGCCGAAACGGAAATGCCCGGCCTGATGGCTTTGCGGGCGGAATACGGCGCGGCAAAGCCGCTGGCAGGCGCGCGAATCGCGGGCAGCCTGCACATGACGATCCAGACCGCCGTTCTGATCGAGACGCTGACGGCCCTGGGCGCCGATGTCCGCTGGGCGTCCTGCAACATCTATTCGACCCAGGACCATGCGGCGGCGGCCATCGCCGCCTCCGGCGTGCCGGTTTTCGCTGTCAAGGGCGAGACGCTGGCCGAATACTGGGCCTATACCGACCGGATCTTCCAGTTCGCGGAAGGCACCTGCAACATGATCCTGGACGATGGCGGCGACGCCACCATGTATGTCCTGCTGGGCGCACGGGTCGAGGCGGGCGAGACCGGCCTGATCGACACCCCCACCAGCGAAGAGGAAGAAGCCCTGTTCGCCCAGATCCGCCGCCGCATCGCGGAAACCCCCGGCTGGTTTGCCCGGCAGCGCGACGCCATCAAGGGCGTCAGCGAGGAAACGACCACCGGCGTCCATCGTCTTTATGACCTGCACAAGCGTGGGCTGCTGCCCTTCCCCGCGATCAACGTGAACGACAGCGTGACCAAGTCGAAATTCGACAACAAATACGGCTGCAAGGAATCCCTGGTCGATGGCATCCGCCGCGCCACCGACACGATGATGGCAGGCAAGGTCGCCGTGGTCTGCGGCTATGGCGACGTGGGCAAGGGTTCCGCGGCCTCTCTGCAAGGTGCCGGTGCGCGTGTGAAGGTGACCGAGGTCGATCCGATCTGCGCCCTGCAAGCCGCGATGGACGGCTTCGAGGTCGTGCTGCTGGAAGACGTGGCCGCCACCGCCGACATCTTCGTCACCACCACCGGAAACCGCGACGTGATCCGCATCGAGCATATGCGCGAGATGAAGGACATGGCCATCGTCGGCAACATCGGCCATTTCGACAACGAAATCCAGGTGGCCAGCCTTCGCAACCACAAATGGACCAACATCAAGGACCAGGTGGACATGATCGAGATGCCCTCGGGCAACCGCATCATCCTGTTGTCGCAAGGCCGCCTGCTGAACCTGGGCAATGCCACGGGCCACCCGTCCTTCGTGATGTCGGCCAGCTTTACCAACCAGGTGCTGGCCCAGATCGAGTTGTGGACCAAGGGCAACGAATACGCGCCCGGCGTCTATATCCTGCCCAAGGCGCTTGATGAAAAGGTCGCGCGCCTGCATCTGGACAAGGTCGGGGCAAAGCTGACAGAACTGTCGCGCGAACAGGCCGACTATATCGGCGTGACGCCCGAAGGCCCTTTCAAATCAGAACATTACCGGTATTGA